The Salmo salar chromosome ssa02, Ssal_v3.1, whole genome shotgun sequence genome segment gtttgtgtgcgtacaCTGTCATTTCCTGGTTTTGTGTGCATTGTTTGTGTACCCCGCTGGCATGGGTAGGCGGAGGTGGGGctttcgggtgtgtgtgtgtgtgtgtgtgtgtgtgtgtgtgtgtgtgtgtgtgtgtgtgtgtgtgtatgtgtgtgtgagggggtttTGGGCCACAAGGGAAATAAGATCAAGCCTGGCAGAAAAAAAACCCTCCTTACGTCCTCCTACTCCCCCTAGTCCTCcccatccccccatctctctctttgatCCATTGTGTAGTGTCTCTCCTCTGAAGTGTTCAGTTGTGTCCCGATAGGTTATGAGGAAAACATATAGAACAAACAATCATCCATCAATGATGTCATGAATTAAAGCTATTATAGCGTTTAAGTGCTGTTGCTGTTGCAGTTATAGTAGAAGGATGCAGTATGAGGAGTTTTgattgtagtagtagcagcaacagtagtagtagcagtagcagtagtagtagcagtagtagtagcagtagtattagcagcaacagtagtagtagcagtagcagtagtagtagcagtagtagtagcagtagtattagcagtagcagtagaTGCAGTAGTATTAgatgtagcagtagtagtagcagtagtagtagtagtagcagtagtagtagcagtagtagtagtattagatgtagtagcagtcacagtagtagtagtagtagtagtagtattagcagtagatgcagtagcagtagtagtagaagtagcagtagtagtagtagcagtagtagtagcagcagcagcagtagtagtagcagtagcagtagtattagcagtagtagtagtattagcagtagcagtagatgcagtagtattagcagtagtagtagaagtagcagtagtagcagtagtagtagtagtagtagtagtagtagtagcagtagcagcagtagtagcagtagcagcagtagtagtattagcagcagcagtagtagtagtagtagcagcagtagcagtagcagtagaagtagtagtagcagtagatgcagtagtagtagcagtagtagcagtagtagcagtagcagtagatgtagtagtagcagtagcagcagtagtagtagcagtagatgtagcagtagatgtagtagtagtagcagcagcagcagtagtagtagcagtagtagtagatgtagtagtattagcagtagcagtagtagtagtagcagcagtagtagcagtagcagtagatgTAGTAGCAGTagatgtagtagcagtagtagtagatgtagcagtagtagcagtagtagtagtagcagtagatgcagtagtagtagcagtagcaatagcagtagtagttgtagatgtagtagcaatagcagtagatgcagtagtagtagcagaatgagcagtagtagcagtagcagtagatgtagtagtagcagtagcagcagtagtagtagcagtagatgtAGCAGTAgatgtagcagtagtagtagcagcagtagtagtagcagtagtagtagcagtagatgtagtagtagcagtagcagcagcagtagcagtagatgcagtagtagcagtagatgcagtagcagcagtaatattagtagtagtagtagtgtaacagtgtaggttccgtccctctcttcgccccaacccgggctcgaaccagggacccttgcacacatcaacaactgacacccaccgaagcatcgttacccatcgcgctacaaaagccgcggcccttgcaacgcaaggggaaaccctacttcaagtctctaactaactagccatttcacatcagttacactagcagcagtagtggtagtagcagtagtagcagtagcagcagtagcagcagtagcagcagtaatattagtagcagcagtagtggtagtagtggtagtagcagtggtagtagcagtagtagcaatagcagcagtggtagtagcagtggtagtagcagcagtagtagcagtagcagtagtagtagtagtagtagcagtagtagtagcagtaatactagtagtagcagtagatgcagtagtagaagtagcagtagatgcagtagtagcagtagtagcagtagcagcagtaatattagtagtagtagtagcagcagtagtggtagtagtggagtggtagcagtggtagtagcagcagtagtaccagtggtagtagcagtagcagtagtagtagtagtagcagtggtagtagcagtagtagcagtaatagtagcagcaacagcagtagtagtagcagtaatagtagcagcaacagcagtagtagcagcaacagcagtagtagtagcagtagtagcagtggtagtagtagtagtatagtaatatTGTAGTTGTAGTGGGTGTATTATTGCAGTAGTAAAGTAGTGTCCAACATTAGTGACTTATAGGTAGAGGAGACTCGTTGGCACAGATTCCTGGAAGCTCAGGGCTTTGTGgaatgtagagtgtgtgtgtaatagaATGGACGCGTTGAAAAGACCACAGCAGCTTCTCGATAGGCCTACATTGTTTTTTCAATTAATTCAtcatttttcttcttcttcattagGAAAATAAAAGCCTCAGAGCTCCACTCACATTTTAGTCCCTTGTCTAGACCCTCCATCCCACCTTCCTAGAAAAACAGAGGGAGCGGGTCCTATTGATCTAGGCAGTTTGGGGTGTGACGAGAGAGAGGTCAATCAGTGTAATGCTACACGTGCCGGCTAATtgtgaattagagagagagagttattaaCTTGCAGCAGAGCGTGAAATGTAGAAAGACAACAAGAAAAGGGGGAgttaagagagaaagagtgagggagaagtgaaagagaggagacaaAGGAGTAGTGTCACCCaacaaacaggagagagaggtggggtagtGGGGGAGAtaaggggagagaaagaagggtaTGGATGTGGGATGAGGCGTAGTGGgaaaagggagaggggagagaagggggagagaaagaagggtggggaggaggagggagcgatagagagaagtgggagagaaagagaaggggtgggagagggagggattgaagagagagtgagaaaggagaggggaagagtggTGAGGTCAGGAATACGCTGAGTCATCCTGACTGGTCTCATGATGATCGCTCAGCGGTTGCAACAATGGCTGcccttcatcacacacacacacacacacacacacacacacacacacacacacacacacacacacacacacacacacacacacacacacacacacacacacacacacacacacacacacacacacacacacacacacacagtgcaatgGGACAGCGTCTTCACACCTCTGACTGAATGAGGCTTGTTGTGTGGAGCAATGACCCAGCTAGCacctctgtgtgtggaattgatCTCATCTCATTCACAGCCCTCATGTTTGTCCCTTCTCTCTTTTTGTTggtctttcaattcaatttcaatttaagggctttattggcatggggaacatatgttaataaacaatacaaatgaacagtaaacattgcatttcaaatgtcattatgtgtctttctctctctttatctacttgcttctttctctctctatccatgtgTATGGTATTCCCTGGACTCTGTCCAAATActcatatctctctccctgttgGTCCCTGGCCAACCAATCAGAACGCTTGTTGGGTGTTCTAGAGCTCTGACACCACAGGCACTGCCACACTAACCACCAACAAACaggaagtgtctgtgtgtgtttctttgagTGTCTGTTCTCACTTTCATTGTGACAGTTTGTGGATGAGTTTCAGATTTTCTTATACTGAGCTAAGCactgcctcctcttctctctctcgctctctctcaattcaatttcaatttaaggcctttattggcatgggaaacatatgttaacattgccaaagcaagtgaagtagataataaacaaaattgaaataaacaacaaaaatgaacagtaaacattacactcacagaaattCCCAAAAAATAAAGatgtttcaaatgtcatattatgtcttttctctctccctcctgtctgcagGTGTGTCCAGAGGGGGGTGGTTCTCGTGGCATGTCGACCACTAACAAGGGAAACAAGGCCTTGAAGGTGAGAACTCGCTCTGGACTGATGTGGAAATATATGATAATGTATCCAAGTAAGGTATTTTCTCTCTTACCTGCTACTACAGAAGTGTCAaagtcattccacggagggccaaggtttttttttcttcttttcaattaagatctagacaaccaggtcaggggagttccttactaattagtgatcttaattcatcaatcaagtacaagggtggagcgaaAACTCGCAGACACAAGGACctcagtggaatgagtttgacacgtgtacTACGGCCTGTCCATGTCTTCTTCCtaactcacctccctccctccccccgtccccctctcctccctccaggtgAAGAGGGAGCCGGGGGAGAATGGGACCACCCTGACAGATGATGAGCTGGTGACTATGTCCGTCCGGGAGCTCAACCAGCACCTCCGCGGCCTCACCAAGGATGAGATCCTGCAGCTTAAACAGCGCCGGCGCACCCTGAAGAACCGTGGCTATGCCGCCAGCTGCCGGGTCAAACGGGTCACCcagaaggaggagctggagaagcAGAAGTCACAGCTTCAACAGGAAGTGGATAAGTTGGCGTCGGAAAACGCCAGCATGAGGGCGGAGCTCGATCACCTGAGGTCGAAGTACGAGGCGCTACAGAGTTTCGCAAGGACTGTGGCGAGGAGCCcaggggtggggttaggggtcgGGGGTCAGAGGGGAGGTGGTGGGGTTGGGTCGGTGATCGGGCCACTCATATCGGGGAAAGTGGCAGCGACGAGTGTCATCACGATAGTGAAGTCGAAAAAGGACGCGCGGTCTTAGTAGCGGGCTGTGtcaaggagggatgagaggaaaaagggagggaaaggagaggaggagaggaagctaaTTAGGACTATTTAAAAATGAAACCATTGGTCAGTGCATTGTCATTGAGCACAGGACAGAATTGAATCAGGTGAGGTGGCCCCCCTTTGAGAAAATATCACGCCCTGGATAGTAATTACTGTGTTTCTACTGTTATTTTGTAACTGTTGTACACAAGGTCCAAAGTTGTAATTTTTATGTAATGTAGTTATGCGTGTGTTGTGTCATGGAATACTGTGAACTTCATCCGTGGCCGACGTTCGTTTTGGTATCATTCTATTTGGCCGTGTTTTCTCTGAAAACAATTATTTTTTACCCAATGGGCTTCCGTACTCACAGGCACTTCCTTGTTTTGCAGAAACAGCTTGCAGAGCCAtcaatttatttaattttttatcatAAAAATTACAGAGAATTGTATTTTGTAACGGCTCATTGCACAAGAGAGACAAGATACTTTCAGAAAAGTGAGGGTCTTCAGGAAGAGGTTGTTTTGGTTATTTCACTTTTCTTTTGTACTTTtcacccttttttctccccaattggtagttacagtcttgtcccatcgctgaaactcccgtacg includes the following:
- the LOC106592261 gene encoding transcription factor MafG; this encodes MSTTNKGNKALKVKREPGENGTTLTDDELVTMSVRELNQHLRGLTKDEILQLKQRRRTLKNRGYAASCRVKRVTQKEELEKQKSQLQQEVDKLASENASMRAELDHLRSKYEALQSFARTVARSPGVGLGVGGQRGGGGVGSVIGPLISGKVAATSVITIVKSKKDARS